The Methanoculleus taiwanensis nucleotide sequence TCGCCGATCCGGTTCTTCAGGGTCGTATCGATACCGACCGGGAAGAGTCGCGGTCGCCCGTCGATGTAGCGGCGGGTTTCGGTCTCGACCCTCCGTATGATCTCGTCGGGGGGAGCTCCCGGGGTTGCTACGGCAGCAATGGCTGTCGGAACGGTGGCATCGGGGGGGCTGCCTGCATTCTCTAGGCCGATACTCGGACAGATGAGCACTCCCTGCGGAGTGATGAGTGAGATGAGGAGGATTGCTGACAGAAGGCTCACGATCACGGTACTGCTCAGGTATTTTAATATCTATGAATGTATTAAAAAGTTATTATTTTATTTTTCAGAAATTTCCTGCTATATTTTAATAATTACTCGAAATCTGCCTATTTTGCCCCTATGCTCTCTTGGATCTGGATGGCTCTTGTATCGTGACTGATACGGTGCCTGAAGGGTGCTCCGGGGGTTTCTGAAGGTCAATTCAGAAATGCGGTGAAAATTGGTGGCGTAATGCGAGGTAGTGTCTGATGTTTTATAATGGAGATTTCGGAAAGGAAGTCGCCTCTGCAGGGAAAAATGGCATGATATCATATTTTTCCAATCCTGCGCGTTGTGTGGGACGAGTGACGGATCCTCTGTGCGGTATTCTCCTGCTGGTACGGGTGACGTCTCTCCTATCGTCCGGATATCCGGCGTGCGGCAAGGGCTGCTGTGGAGAATGCCGCCTGCAGATTATAGCCCCCCGTATCGCCGTCGATGTCAAGGACTTCGCCGATGCAGTAGAGATGCGGTACCAGTCTCGACTCCATGGTCTTTGGATTGATCTCGGCGAGGGAAACCCCTCCCCGCGTGACCATGGCCTCATCGAAGCCGGCAAGGTTCTCCACGGTGAACGGGTATTCCGCGACTGATGTTATGAGTGTACTCCGTGCCTTCTTCGAGAGGTTGGCACCGTTCAGGTCAGGCGGGATTTCGGCGAGTTCGACCAGTTTTTTTGCGAACCGTTCGGGCAGGGGGAGCTCGGCAAGAGCGGTCTTCACGAGGCGGTTACCGTTTGCCGCAATGGTTGCGGTCACGGTACTCCTGATCGCGTCCTGATTCATCCCCGGGAGAAATGCTACCTTCAGCTGATCACCGGGACGGATGTACCGCGAGAGATCGAGGATACCGGGACCTGATAGACCCGTATGCGTCAACAGGAGGTCGCCCGTATGCTGGCGGATCTTTTTCCCGCCCCTGAAGAGTGCTATTGATAGGTCGCTGAACGATATGCCCGCAAGATCGGTGAACGGGTACTCCCTGATATATACTGCCGCGAGGGCGGGAGCAATCTCCGTGATTGTATGCCTGAGCTGCCCTGCAAGGGTGTACCCATCTCCGGATGAACCGGTGATCGGGTAGGAGGCGCCTCCGGTTGCGATAACGAGGGTATCCGCACGCATCGTGTTCGCATCGGACTGAACGATGAAATCCCCGTCCTCGCGTGCGACGTGGTGCACGGGTTCGCTACAGCGGATCCCGACTCCCTGCCGCTCGCATTCTCTCTGGAGGACGGCAAGGATATCCGAGGATCTCCGTGATGCCGGGAAGACTTTCCCGCCGGGTTCTGCCCGCATCCCGAGCCCGTGCTCTTCGAAGAATGCGATGAGATTCCGGTTCGTGAAGTTCAGGAGTGCAGGCCGGAGGAACGCTCCATGCTCCCCGTAATGTGAAAAAAAGTCGGTTATCTCGCCGTCGTGGGTGAGGTTGCACTGTCCCGATCCGGCGAGAAGGAGTTTTCTGCCGCAGGAGCGTTTCTTCTCAAGCACGATCACCCTTCGCCCGTCTCCTGCTGCCTGCAGGGCGCAAAAGAGTCCGGCAGGGCCGCCTCCGATGATAATAGTGGTATCTCCCGTCATGCCGCTCGCCTCACGCCGCCGGTTTCCCGCCGTGATTCATACTAACCGTTCGTGCCCGGTCCTCATAGCAGTAGCCGTCACGCTCCTCTCCGGC carries:
- a CDS encoding BaiN/RdsA family NAD(P)/FAD-dependent oxidoreductase, producing the protein MTGDTTIIIGGGPAGLFCALQAAGDGRRVIVLEKKRSCGRKLLLAGSGQCNLTHDGEITDFFSHYGEHGAFLRPALLNFTNRNLIAFFEEHGLGMRAEPGGKVFPASRRSSDILAVLQRECERQGVGIRCSEPVHHVAREDGDFIVQSDANTMRADTLVIATGGASYPITGSSGDGYTLAGQLRHTITEIAPALAAVYIREYPFTDLAGISFSDLSIALFRGGKKIRQHTGDLLLTHTGLSGPGILDLSRYIRPGDQLKVAFLPGMNQDAIRSTVTATIAANGNRLVKTALAELPLPERFAKKLVELAEIPPDLNGANLSKKARSTLITSVAEYPFTVENLAGFDEAMVTRGGVSLAEINPKTMESRLVPHLYCIGEVLDIDGDTGGYNLQAAFSTAALAARRISGR